The sequence below is a genomic window from Chanos chanos chromosome 16, fChaCha1.1, whole genome shotgun sequence.
GGTCGCCTTATGTCTaacctctgtttttctctttcagccaAGTGGTGTTGCCATGTTCCGTAGaagaggtaaaaagaaaaatagccCAGAGCATTATAGCCGACCGTCTGTGTCATTCATTATTTCGTGGCATTTAGCCAAGTTGGCTAACAATTATCCATTACAACCGGTGTTATCATCATATAGCATGCAATTCGTTTCACATGTGTTCGTGTTCATTATCACGTGTTTAACTTTCTGATAAGTGCTTTGTTGGAcgtcttttatattttctcttcatttaacACCGAATTAACCGGTAGTTGCCGTTAGTTACTTATGtaaccccctccctccctcctcctactcccccccccctcagtacCAGGTTGGCCAGCTGTACTCGGTTGCAGAGGCCAGCAAGAACAACACAGGGGGGGGAGAAGGGATCGAAGTCCTCCGAAATGAACCATACGAGAAAGACGGGGAAAAGGGCCAATATACCCACAAGATCTATCACATACACAGGTGAGTGCACCTGCACAATAAATCATTGCTTTTACAACTTTGAATTGGAttgatatgactgtgtgtcacacaggcaCCCAGACGAGGTACAATGTACGACTATGTGCGTGTAGATTCACATACGAtttgtgcacatgcacatcCGCAATATTTGCAGCAAAAAGgaattcagcaaaaaaaaaaaaagaaaaagcaaaggcAGTTAATAAAACTTGGTGATTTACCACAAAGGCAAGCCCGCTTGTATtgactggtgtttttttttctgtatttgaaacctctgtctgtgtaacagCAAGGTGCCCACTTTCATTCAGATGTTTGCCCCAGAAGGAGCTCTGGTCTTCCACGAGAAAGCCTGGAACGCCTACCCCTACTGCCGTACAAGTCAGTATATCTAATCTCTTCAgttatctctctgtgtgcgtgctgtAGTGATACCACACAGAGTACCATCAgtactgctctgtgtgtgtgtgtgtgtgtgtgtgtgtgtgtatatgtgtgtctcagagagaaTGCCTTCCCTTTTCAGTAGCATTAGTCGCTGTCCATACCTCTGCGTTGTTGCCTTGTTACAGTAGAGTTGCTCTGAAACCTCAACCCtatctgttttttgtcttccatctctccctctctggatGGGCCTATTGGCACTACAGTTGTGACGGTAAGTTTCTTTTCAGTCATATGGACACATATCTCTATCAAATCAGTGGGTGAAATGAAGCCCTTgctgggtttttgttgttgttgttgttctgtttgtttgtttgtttgtttaaaaaattgGCGTCAAGAAGAGTTCATCTAGTTTTACATGTCACCGCATGTCCATCATCCTTTTGTAGAACGAATACATGAAAGACGACTTTTTCATCAAGATCGAGACCTGGCACAAACCGGACCTGGGAACAGCCGTTAATGTGAGTGCTCCATAGCTGTTATGTAGACTGTGAATGAAGCACGCTCAAGTCAGTCAGAAGTACTGAATAAACACGTGAGAAACGAAGCCCGTAATCTGTACAGACTCGACGGTATGTGACAGCGACGAACGTTATGGAGTGTTTGGGCGAGTCGTTCAAGCTTAAAGCGAGGATTCAATAGATAGGCAGATAAAAGAGTGGTAGGTTTAATgatgtgctctgtctgtctgtcagcctcACGGACTGCCCCCTGAAGAGTGGGAGGAGACTGAGGTTGTGCCGATTGATATAGCAGATCGCTCTCAGGTGGACGATGTGGTAAGTGCGACTGAGTCAATCCTCATTGTTTTCCCATCTACGACACGTGTTAAGGTTAAGGCACACTTTACTGTCCCCCGGGGAAACATGCCTTGGGTTCCACGCCGCCGCAACACGCAGCGCACTTGTCAACAACGCCACAATACACGTGCGCGCGAGTACATGTATCATTCGGTCAAACTCACGCAAAACGTGCTTAAATTCgcgtgtttacgtgtgtgtttaatcGATAACGACACGTGTTTGTTTCACCTGAAAACTGCAGCTTCAGTCAGCGAAGTTCACATCAACTTCAAGTTGAttccgtttttttgttttgttttgttttttttttttagatgtgatttcacactgaaaaccTGTCGAATCTCCGTttccttccttttgtttttttctttctctgtctctgtgtc
It includes:
- the pitpnbl gene encoding phosphatidylinositol transfer protein, beta, like isoform X1, which produces MVLVKEYQVVLPCSVEEYQVGQLYSVAEASKNNTGGGEGIEVLRNEPYEKDGEKGQYTHKIYHIHSKVPTFIQMFAPEGALVFHEKAWNAYPYCRTIVTNEYMKDDFFIKIETWHKPDLGTAVNPHGLPPEEWEETEVVPIDIADRSQVDDVDYKPDEDPALFHSEKTGRGPLGPGWKKELHNSNCPYMTAYKLVTVHFRWWGLQGRVENFIHKQEKRLFTNFHRQLFCWLDRWVDLNMDDIRRMEEETQRELDQMRNEGTVRGMKAGED